A stretch of the Lactuca sativa cultivar Salinas chromosome 9, Lsat_Salinas_v11, whole genome shotgun sequence genome encodes the following:
- the LOC111912720 gene encoding 60S ribosomal protein L8: MGRVIRAQRKGAGSVFKSHTHHRKGPARFRSLDFGERNGYLKGVITEIIHDPGRGAPLARVTFRHPFRYKHQKELFVAAEGMYTGQFVFCGKKANLMVGNVLPLRSIPEGAVVCNVEHHVGDRGSFARASGDYAIVISHNPDNGTTRVKLPSGAKKIVPSGCRAMIGQVAGGGRTEKPMLKAGNAYHKFRVKRNCWPKVRGVAMNPVEHPHGGGNHQHIGHASTVRRDAPPGQKVGLIAARRTGRLRGQAAATAAKADK; this comes from the exons ATGGGTCGTGTTATCAGAGCACAGCGTAAGGGAGCAGGCTCCGTCTTCAAATCCCACACCCACCACCGCAAGGGTCCGGCGAGGTTCCGCAGTCTCGACTTCGGTGAGCGCAATGGTTACCTCAAGGGTGTCATCACCGAAATCATCCACGATCCAGGTCGTGGTGCCCCTCTTGCACGCGTCACTTTCCGTCATCCTTTCCGTTACAAGCACCAGAAGGAACTCTTCGTCGCCGCCGAGGGGATGTACACTGGTCAGTTCGTCTTTTGTGGAAAGAAGGCTAACTTGATGGTCGGTAACGTTCTTCCTCTCAGATCTATCCCAGAAGGAGCTGTGGTCTGCAACGTTGAGCACCACGTCGGTGACCGTGGTTCATTTGCCAGGGCTTCTGGTGATTACGCCATCGTTATCAGTCACAACCCCGATAACGGCACCACTAG AGTGAAGCTTCCATCTGGAGCCAAGAAAATTGTGCCAAGTGGATGCAGAGCTATGATTGGTCAAGTTGCAGGAGGAGGGCGTACTGAAAAGCCAATGTTGAAAGCAGGAAACGCGTATCACAAATTCCGTGTGAAACGTAACTGCTGGCCTAAGGTTCGTGGTGTGGCTATGAACCCTGTGGAGCATCCTCATGGTGGTGGTAACCATCAACATATTGGTCATGCAAGTACGGTTAGACGTGATGCACCACCCGGTCAAAAGGTTGGGCTCATTGCCGCCAGGAGGACTGGGCGGCTCAGAGGTCAAGCTGCTGCCACCGCTGCCAAGGCTGATAAGTGA